In Opitutaceae bacterium, the sequence ACGCCTACTTTTTAGCCTCGCGACCGGGGTCCGCCCGCCTCGCGCTCGTCGCTATTGAAAAATGTTTGCAACTTGACCCATCCCACCGCCCGGCACAGCGTTTACGCGAGAGGTTAAGTTCTCTCGAATAGTGCCGTTGCAGCCTTAACGACTTTTCCCATGCCGCGCCTTTTTTCCCTCTTCCTTTTCGCGCTGGCGATGCTCGCCTTTGTGGACGGCCATGGCCAAACGGTCGCCTACCAGGTGCCCGCACGCGCCACTGTCATCAAGATCTCCGGCGAGGCCTTCGTCCTCAGCGCCGATCGCCAGTTCAAGATTCCGCTTCAAGTGGGCGCCAAGCTTCAGCAGGGCCAGACTCTGGTGACTGAAAAGGGTTCCTCGCTCGTCCTGGTCATGCCGACCGGCACGACGCTTCAGATGGCTGAGGACACCACCCTCGGCATCGATGAGTTTACCCAGACCTCCTTCAAATCCACCGCCAAGCTCGGTGAACTGAAGTCCGAGCCCTCCGTCTCCACGACGCGCCTGAACCTGGTGCGCGGCGAGATCCTTTCTGACGTGAAGAAGCTCAATCGAGATGGCGGCTCTTCCTTCGAGGTGCGCACACCGATTGGTGCCGCAGGCATCCGCGGTACGGCGTTCAAACTCGGCTTCATCGAAAGCGGAACCAGCCGCGACTTCAGCCTCCTGATGGGCGAGGGGCGCATCGAATTTATCTTTGGCGCAACGGGACGAGGCATCATGGTCAATCGTGGGCAGCAGCTCGTGATTCGCGACATCCGCTACGATCCTTCCACGGGCCGCATCGTTGGCATGCCCAAGGACATCAAGGTCGAGGAAGTTGACCTCAAGACCCTGGGCGAGCTCCTGGATGGACTGAGCAACCTCTCTTCGGTCGTCGAATCGATCACCATTACCGGACAGACCGACATCAATGGGAAGGTCGACAACGACGGAACCGCAGAGCCCGATCGTGCTCGACCCGACTCGGATTTGCCTTCGCTGCCCATCAACGGACTCGCACCCAGCGGTGACCCGGCTCCGGTGCGGACCTCTCCGCTCGACGGCAACGCGCCCTGATTCCGGGCCCGGCGAAACTCCGGGCTCGCCCGCGCGCGTGCCAGCCTCCTAACTTCCGCTGTGGCAAGTGCTCCACAGTTCACCCGGCGTACCTGGTTGGTTCTCGTCCTGATCTCCACCGCCTGGGGACTCGCCGCATTTACCGGCGGCTTGGATGTTCTGGAACGCTGGACAACTGACCTTCGTTTCCGGTTGCGCGGGGAGATTCCGTCGCCGATCCCGGTGGTTTATGTCGACGTTGATTCGCGTTCGATTGCAGACCTGGGCAACCAGCCGTGGGACCGGGCATACTTTGCTGAGGTCGCAAATGCCCTCGTTGTCGCAGGCAAGGCGCGGGCGGTCGGCATTGACTACGTTTTCTCGGACAACGGTATTCCCGACCTCGTGGACCGCCTGCGTTTCGACGAGGGCAGACGCACGCTGGCGGAATACCTGAACTCCGACCCGCCGCCGCCGGTGGTGGTCGCGGCCTCCTACGCGGCACCTGCCTTTCGCGATATCAACCTGCAACTCGACGTGCGCGAATTTCCGCGAGTGGGAACGCCACCGGAGGAAGCGGATATGCCGGAATTGCCGGAGTTCCGCATGGGTGGTTTTGTCGTGAGCGCGCCATATGTGGGTCTGATCGACACGATCGACGGCGATACGCGTGAAGTCCACGCGTTTGCGGAAGTCGGCCCGATGCGTTGGCATCACCTTGCGATCGAATTGATGCGCCTGTACTGGCAGTTGCCACGGGAGAATGTAACCGTCGAGGGTGGTGTGCTCCGCATGGTCGGCACGGACGGCCGTGAACTGAGTCGCATCCCGTTGCGCGACGGGCAGGACCTGCACGTCAACTGGTTCTCCCGTTGGAATTCCAAGACGCAGAACCCGCATTATAGTTTCTCTCAGGCGCTTGTGTGCGCCCGTGCGCTTTCCGCGGGAAACGCGGAGGAGAGACGGATCGCGGAAGAGTTCTTTTCCTCCTTCAAGGACACCGTGGTTTTGATCGGCCCGGTCGATCCCCTGCTGCAGGATTTGGCGACAACGCCCCTCGACCGCACCCCTGTGCCGCGGGTGAGCCTCCATGGGAACCTGGCGAAGACGATCGCATCCGGCCGTCATCTTGTGACTCTGCCGCTTTCGGTGGCCATTATTTTGCAGGTGCTCCTGACCGTCGCGGTGGCGATCCCGGTCCTTGCCACGGGGCGTCGTGCGGGATTGTTGCGCTTCATGGGCGCCGCGGCGCTCCTGCTTTACCTCGGTGTGGCGGTGGTCGGATTCAATCGTTTCGATTGGGTGCTCCCGGTTGCATTGCCGGTCGGAAGTGCGCTCACGGCGGCGCTGGCGGCGCTCGCCATCCAGGTCGTCAGTGAGGAAAAGCAGAAGCGGCGGATCCAAGGCCTCTTCGGTACCTACCTGTCGCCCGAGTTGGTGGGCCGCATGGTCGACAGCGGAGACGAGCCTCGCCTCGGCGGTGAGGAGGTCGAGATCACGGCTTTCTTCAGCGACATCGAGAACTTCACGACGCTCGCGGAATCCCTTCCCCCGACGACGCTGGTTGAGTTGATGAATGATTACCTCACGGAGTGCACTGATGCCGTGACCGACTCGGGCGGCACGCTCGACAAGTACGTGGGCGATGCGGTGGTCGCAATGTTCGGCGCGCCAGTCTCGCTGCCTGATCACGCGTGGCGTGCGTGTTCCGCCGCCTGCCGCATGCAGGAGCGTCTCAATGAGCTTCGTGCGCGCATGGCGCTCGACAAGGTGCGCTGGCCGCAGGGCGCCCCCGTGCTCCGGACACGAATCGGCCTGAACTCGGGTTCCGCTGTCGTGGGCAACATGGGTTCCGCGACCCGCTTCAACTACACCATGATCGGAGACACGGTGAACCTTGCCGCGCGCCTCGAGTCCGCCGGCAAGGCCTACGGCGTGGGAATCCTGGTGAGCGACACCACGCGCAAGCTGTGTATCCAATCTAAGGATACACTCCTGTTCCGGCCGGTCGACCGCCTTGTGGTGAAGGGTCGCAGCCAGCCGGTGACCGTTTATGAACTCGTTGGCTTTCGGGAAAAGGTGGATCCGGATGTGAAGCGGGGAGTCGAGCTGTTCACACAGGCCCTTGAGGCCGTGTGGATCCGCGACTGGGCGCGCGCCGGGGACCTGCTCGCGCAATCCGCTCCCCTCGAGGCGGCGGTGCTGGCCGGGGACAAGGAGGCCCTCACCCCCACCGTGGTGTTTCAGAGGCGCCTGGAAAAGTGGAATGTCACGCCGCCTCCGGAGAACTGGGGTGGAGTTTGGGTGGCGGAGAAGAAGTAGATCAGCGAGAGCAGGGACCGGAGAGTCGCGAGAGCAGGGACCGGGGACCAGCGAGAGGGGGAGCGCTTGCTCCTTTTTATCCCAAGAAACGCTGTTCCCGGGTCTCTGGTCTTCCCTGGTTCTCGATCTCCCGGGTCCCCGATCTCGCCGGTCCCTGGTCTTCCCCGGTCCCAGTCCCCACCCCGCTATTGCTCCTCATTGCAAAGAACCTTGAATTAGAATGATAAAGAGACCCGTTCTCAATAATACTTGATTTGAGACAGAGTCTTGATAGCGATGACGGCATGAAACAGCGCTTCTCCCTTTCCCGCCGGTCAGGACCCCTCCTCGCGGAGCGGGGGTGTGACGCGGGATCTGGGGCGGGCGTATGCGGGGCTTCACTCGAGGTTCTCGCAGGTAGCGGGTGGGTGAGCCAGCGGGAGACCCCAGAGGCGCGAAAAGCATCCTCCGTCACGCTTCCCGGACAGCACCAGCAGAACCGGGGGTTCTGGATGACCTATGGCGTGCCGGCTGCGGTGGCCGCGGCGGTCCATGTGGCGTTGGCGCTCGGAGGAGGGCGGGCCCCTTCAACACCCGCGCCTCTCGCCGAGGCGCAGGAGACGGTGATGACCGTGTCCCTGCAGGAGGAAATCGAACCCCTTGAGAACGAGGTGGAACTGACCGAACTTTCGGCCGATCAGGCGATTCCCCCGGTGGCTGGCTTCGTTCCTCCACAGCTTATTGACGTTTCGTCAGTTATAATCGAGGGCCGGTTTGTCCAAGCCCTGCAGCCCTCGCGGCCCCAGGCCGTCACGGCCAACCTCTTTTCCGTCCCGAGCGGGGCGGCCTCGTCCGGCCAGGTCGCGTCGAATGTCTTGCGCGTATTCGCTTTGGCAGCGGTGGACGAGGCGCCCCAAATTGTAACGAAGGTGAACCCGCTTTACCCTCGCGATTTGAAGCGGGCCCGGGTACAAGGTGAAGTCGTTTTAGGATTTGTGGTCTCGCCCTCCGGCGAGGTTCAACAGCTCGAGGTATTGAGCTCCACGCATCCCGGCTTCGAGCGCGCGGCCCTCGCGTCGATCGCGCGCTGGCGCTTCGAGCCGGGCCTCGTGCACGGCACGCCCGTCGCCACCCGAATGGAACAGGCCATAAGTTTCACTTTGGGCAGGTGACAAATTGGCGTTTCTTTTGCCTGTGTCCAATTAACACGTTGAAAAGTAGCGCGGGCATGGCAAGGTCCCGTCAGGCATACCTCCTGCTCGGTGAAAGACATGAACGCATTCAAACTCAATCCCGCCACTCCAGCTGGCTCGGCTCCTGCCTCGTCGGTGGAGGGAGAGATGTCGGACGCGGCGCCAAAGCTCCCAGCTTCCGCCGTCCGCCTGGGCGAGGGTGGCTATAAGCAGCGCAGCTGGATTTCCATCTACGCGGTGCCAGCATTCATTGCAGCTGCGGCCCACGTCGGCGTCGCCCTGAGCGGAAGCAAGCAGGCCCCGAAGGCCGCGAGCGCGTCAACCGACGACACCGCAGTAATGGTTCAGATCATGCCCGAGGTTGAGCCGCTGGAGGACGAAGTGCTTGTTGATGACTCGCCGGCTCCGACCACGTCGGCCGTGGAGTCGTTTGCGCCGCCGCAGTTAGTTGACGTTCCGTCAATATCAATGAACGCGGATTTCGTCCAGGCGATCCAGATTGCCGCGCCGCAGTCGACGGTCACCGCAGGCCTGTTTTCAGTTCCCAAGGGTCCGGCCCGACCCGAAGGCATTGCCAACCAGATGTCGAAGGTGTTTTCCCTGGAGTCGCTCGATAGGCATCCTGAAGTCGTTGGCCGCAGCCGTCCCATCTATCCGGCAGACCTGAAGCGCTCGAGCATTGAGGGCGTCGTGTTGGTGACCTTCATCGTCTCAAACACGGGCGAAGTTCAGGAAGTTGAGGTTGTCCGCTCCAGCCATCCCGGTTTCGAGCTGTCGGCCGTCGCTTCCGTCCGAAAATGGCGTTTCAAGCCGGGCATCTTCCGCGGTCAGCCGGTAGCTACCCGGATGGAACAGCCGATCCGCTTCGAACTCTCCAGGTAAGGCGCAGGGTGCCTCTTGGGTGCGGGATTTCCGTCCTTGGAAGTCGACGTTTTTTCTCGTTTTCGAGGGGAAGTTCGTTCTTCAAGGTTCGCGCATGCTTCAATCGGTGCGGATCAAGAACCTGGCCCTTCTCGAGGAAGTGAGCTTGGACTTTGGCGAGGGCTTTACGGCGGTCACCGGAGAGACCGGAGCCGGGAAGAGCATTTTGCTCGGCGCCCTCAGCCTTCTTGCCGGTGAGCGTGCGGACAAGACGATCATCCGTCAGGGTGCGGCCGCCTGTGAGGTCGAGGCCTCGCTCCATTTCGAAAATCCAGTCCGAATCAATGCGCTGCTGGAGGAACTCGACCTACCCGTGTGCGAGGACGGCGTGCTGATCCTGAAACGCACCCTCCCGCGCGACAAGGCCCCCCGGGCTTCGGTCAACGGAGGGCTTGCGACCCTGGGCGCCCTCCAGCGCCTGGGCGAGCTATGGATCGATTTTCACGGGCCGAGCGAACCCCGTCGGCTCCTCAAGGAAAGCTGCCAACTGGAACTACTCGACCTCTTTGGTCACCATGGCAAGGCGCTGGCGGACTACCAGGTGGAGTACCGGGAGTGGCGCTCACTCCAGGCACGTCGGGAACAGATCGCGTCGACGGAGAAACTCTCTTCGGACCAGATCCGGTACCTGGAAGCCCAGCTGGTGAAACTTGACGCCTTGGATCTGAGCGAAGAGGCGATCGATCGCCTGGAACGCGATTTTCAGCGGCAGAGCCAGGCCCAGGAGCTGATCCAACTCGCGGAGGCACTGGCCCAGGGTGTCGCCGGAGACGACGGGCTCACGGGCCGACTTGCCGCGCTGGTCCGCGAAGGGCGAAATCTCGAGGCCCTGGACCCCTCGGCGAAGTCGCTGGCGGATCGCCTGGCCTCCGCCTCCGTGGAGTTGTCCGACTTGGGCGACGAGTTTTCCCGTCTGGCAGGGGAGTATCAGTTTGATCCCGAGCAGGCGGAGCAGCTGCAGGAGAAGATGGCGACCTGGCTCGACGCGAAACGGCGACATGGAGGCGATCGCAGGGCCGTGGCGGAGGCAAGGGATGCCATGCGTACCAGGCTTGGGGTGCAGGGCGACCTGGAGGGAACCTTGACGAAGCTGGATGGCGAGATCGCTTCGCGCTTGAAGGCGGTTCGGAAGGCGGCGCAGGTGCTGCGCGACCTGCGTGAGAAGTCCTCGCGTGAACTCGCCAAGGTCGCGGCAAAGGGCATCGCCCAGCTCGGCTTCAAACGAGCCGAGTTCCAGGTGCGTCTCGTGCCTCTGGCTGAGCCCGGCCCGACGGGAGACTGCGGCGCTGAATTTGTCTTTTCCCCGAATGTCGGCGAGCCGCCGCTCCCGCTCAATCGCGTCGCTTCAAGCGGCGAACTCGCGCGCGTCATGCTCGCACTCAAGACCGTGCTCGCGGACCTCGACGAGGTACCCGTGCTGGTCTTTGACGAGGTGGACGCGAATGTCGGCGGAGAAATCGGCAAGGTGGTCGGCGAGAAAATGGCCCAGATCTCGAAGCAGCACCAGGTGCTGTGCGTGACCCATTTGCCGCAGGTGGCCGCCCAGGCCGGCCAACACCTGGTGGTGACGAAGGACCAGACCGGCGAACGCGCAACGGTATCCATCAAGCCAATACACGAAACCCGGAAGTCACGGGTGTCGGAGCTTGCACGCATGCTCGGCGACCGCACCGCGAAGAGCGCATTGGCGCATGCGGAGGAGTTGTTGGGGGCATAGGGGGACTAGAGGACTGGAGGGATTGGGGGATTAGAGGACTAGAGGACTGGAGGACTGGAGGACTAGCGATTGGGTTCGCGGCTTAGCGTGCGATTGGGCTGCGTCGGAGGCGAGCCGCCAAACCGGCGCGCAGCGCCACGCCATAGTTCTAGACTGACTTCCCGCGGGTCCTCCGGTCCCTGGTCCTCCCAGCCTGTCACCCCATTTCTCAAACCTCATCTTTTCAAAACATCTCGCTCACCAATTCGCCCGTCGCGACTCGCGTCACCGGGCCCGACATCCGGATCTCGTAGTCGTCGCCAATTTCGATCCCGAGGGTGCCGCCTGCCATGTGGACGGTGACGGAACGGTCGACGAGGCCGAGGCGGTGGGCGACGGCGGCGGCTGCGCTCGAACTGCTCCCCGAC encodes:
- a CDS encoding energy transducer TonB, coding for MKQRFSLSRRSGPLLAERGCDAGSGAGVCGASLEVLAGSGWVSQRETPEARKASSVTLPGQHQQNRGFWMTYGVPAAVAAAVHVALALGGGRAPSTPAPLAEAQETVMTVSLQEEIEPLENEVELTELSADQAIPPVAGFVPPQLIDVSSVIIEGRFVQALQPSRPQAVTANLFSVPSGAASSGQVASNVLRVFALAAVDEAPQIVTKVNPLYPRDLKRARVQGEVVLGFVVSPSGEVQQLEVLSSTHPGFERAALASIARWRFEPGLVHGTPVATRMEQAISFTLGR
- a CDS encoding FecR domain-containing protein, which translates into the protein MPRLFSLFLFALAMLAFVDGHGQTVAYQVPARATVIKISGEAFVLSADRQFKIPLQVGAKLQQGQTLVTEKGSSLVLVMPTGTTLQMAEDTTLGIDEFTQTSFKSTAKLGELKSEPSVSTTRLNLVRGEILSDVKKLNRDGGSSFEVRTPIGAAGIRGTAFKLGFIESGTSRDFSLLMGEGRIEFIFGATGRGIMVNRGQQLVIRDIRYDPSTGRIVGMPKDIKVEEVDLKTLGELLDGLSNLSSVVESITITGQTDINGKVDNDGTAEPDRARPDSDLPSLPINGLAPSGDPAPVRTSPLDGNAP
- a CDS encoding energy transducer TonB, yielding MNAFKLNPATPAGSAPASSVEGEMSDAAPKLPASAVRLGEGGYKQRSWISIYAVPAFIAAAAHVGVALSGSKQAPKAASASTDDTAVMVQIMPEVEPLEDEVLVDDSPAPTTSAVESFAPPQLVDVPSISMNADFVQAIQIAAPQSTVTAGLFSVPKGPARPEGIANQMSKVFSLESLDRHPEVVGRSRPIYPADLKRSSIEGVVLVTFIVSNTGEVQEVEVVRSSHPGFELSAVASVRKWRFKPGIFRGQPVATRMEQPIRFELSR
- a CDS encoding AAA family ATPase yields the protein MLQSVRIKNLALLEEVSLDFGEGFTAVTGETGAGKSILLGALSLLAGERADKTIIRQGAAACEVEASLHFENPVRINALLEELDLPVCEDGVLILKRTLPRDKAPRASVNGGLATLGALQRLGELWIDFHGPSEPRRLLKESCQLELLDLFGHHGKALADYQVEYREWRSLQARREQIASTEKLSSDQIRYLEAQLVKLDALDLSEEAIDRLERDFQRQSQAQELIQLAEALAQGVAGDDGLTGRLAALVREGRNLEALDPSAKSLADRLASASVELSDLGDEFSRLAGEYQFDPEQAEQLQEKMATWLDAKRRHGGDRRAVAEARDAMRTRLGVQGDLEGTLTKLDGEIASRLKAVRKAAQVLRDLREKSSRELAKVAAKGIAQLGFKRAEFQVRLVPLAEPGPTGDCGAEFVFSPNVGEPPLPLNRVASSGELARVMLALKTVLADLDEVPVLVFDEVDANVGGEIGKVVGEKMAQISKQHQVLCVTHLPQVAAQAGQHLVVTKDQTGERATVSIKPIHETRKSRVSELARMLGDRTAKSALAHAEELLGA
- a CDS encoding adenylate/guanylate cyclase domain-containing protein; this translates as MASAPQFTRRTWLVLVLISTAWGLAAFTGGLDVLERWTTDLRFRLRGEIPSPIPVVYVDVDSRSIADLGNQPWDRAYFAEVANALVVAGKARAVGIDYVFSDNGIPDLVDRLRFDEGRRTLAEYLNSDPPPPVVVAASYAAPAFRDINLQLDVREFPRVGTPPEEADMPELPEFRMGGFVVSAPYVGLIDTIDGDTREVHAFAEVGPMRWHHLAIELMRLYWQLPRENVTVEGGVLRMVGTDGRELSRIPLRDGQDLHVNWFSRWNSKTQNPHYSFSQALVCARALSAGNAEERRIAEEFFSSFKDTVVLIGPVDPLLQDLATTPLDRTPVPRVSLHGNLAKTIASGRHLVTLPLSVAIILQVLLTVAVAIPVLATGRRAGLLRFMGAAALLLYLGVAVVGFNRFDWVLPVALPVGSALTAALAALAIQVVSEEKQKRRIQGLFGTYLSPELVGRMVDSGDEPRLGGEEVEITAFFSDIENFTTLAESLPPTTLVELMNDYLTECTDAVTDSGGTLDKYVGDAVVAMFGAPVSLPDHAWRACSAACRMQERLNELRARMALDKVRWPQGAPVLRTRIGLNSGSAVVGNMGSATRFNYTMIGDTVNLAARLESAGKAYGVGILVSDTTRKLCIQSKDTLLFRPVDRLVVKGRSQPVTVYELVGFREKVDPDVKRGVELFTQALEAVWIRDWARAGDLLAQSAPLEAAVLAGDKEALTPTVVFQRRLEKWNVTPPPENWGGVWVAEKK